A portion of the Candida dubliniensis CD36 chromosome R, complete sequence genome contains these proteins:
- a CDS encoding Holliday junction resolving enzyme, putative (Similar to S. cerevisiae CCE1), with protein sequence MIQKSYLIKRLGSCKVSTLNDLAILTGSPVISNNKSCRIEGLTAGYYFYLNHYHKIPSTQRSTLSIDVGIKNFSYCKSKSSKFPITITKWDKLNLDNKYGNDNYSSILHKDSILDNKRYLNQLTQLLVNELQPNKYDVVIMEIQRTRSAGNTSTLPNVLLNYTLENLILGYIYPQIVIPMTSFKMTNFWLHRFITRSSTNTKKLKINHNKGIRFELMKLWLNKLFVLPKYTNLELTKLDLLKYLNLDKSEKIDDLIDSLLYNLTINCQFQHFNEFHQLMVSNDGDIAQFVHDKNKYHLELIQPIIDKYGLELKPGI encoded by the coding sequence atgATTCAAAAACTGTATCTCATTAAAAGATTAGGATCTTGTAAAGTGTCTACGCTTAATGATCTTGCAATCTTGACTGGATCTCCAGTAatatcaaacaacaaatcatGTCGAATCGAAGGATTAACCGCAggatattatttttatctaaatcattatcataaAATCCCATCAACTCAAAGATcaacattatcaattgatgtagggataaaaaatttctcCTATTGtaaatccaaatcatcaaaattcCCAATAACAATCACTAAATGGGACAAACTCAATTTAGATAATAAGTATggtaatgataattattcCCTGATATTACATAAGGATTCAATCCTTGATAATAAACGatatttgaatcaattgactCAATTACTTGTAAATGAATTACAACCAAATAAATATGATGTGGTGATTATGGAAATCCAAAGAACTAGATCAGCAGGGAATACCAGTACTTTACCTAAtgttttattgaattatactttagaaaatttgattttgggaTATATTTATCCTCAAATTGTTATCCCAATGACTTCATTTAAAATGACCAATTTTTGGTTACATAGATTTATCACCAGATCTAGTACTAATACCAAAAAACtcaaaataaatcataACAAGGGTATTAGATttgaattgatgaaattatggttgaataaattatttgttttacCAAAATATACAAACCTTGAATTGACaaaattggatttattaaaatatttaaatcttGATAAATCAGAAAAAATCGATGATTTAATCGATAgtttattatataatctaacaattaattgtcaatttcaacattttaatgaatttcatcaattaatggTATCTAATGACGGAGATATTGCTCAATTTGTTCATGACAAGAATAAATATCATTTGGAATTGATTCAACCAATAATTGACAAGTATGGATTAGAATTAAAACCAGGAATATAG
- a CDS encoding acetate transporter, putative (Similar to S. cerevisiae ADY2), with translation MSSGDSDSNSITSLKDIDGGDTNSLNQPVSRIKTTGDGDEFVIIGNKKYYRHELMQAFGGTFDVGLHPPPKLQIGNPSPLGLCAFSITTLVMSLYGLNVKDIHNSNVVVGMAIFYAGTMQTLAGIWEFFVGNTFATTTMISYGSFFLSYGALYIPSFGIMKAYATVDPTLKELQNAIGFFLIAWAIFSFFMLLCTMKSVISLFAMFVFIFFTFFLQGIGFLLEHHGLIKAGNAFGILVTATGLFNAWAGVATTTNSYFVIPITWLSRHHGK, from the coding sequence ATGTCAAGTGGAGATTCcgattcaaattcaatcacATCACTCAAAGATAttgatggtggtgataccaattcattaaatcaaCCGGTAAGTAGAATTAAAACTACTGGAGATGGAGATgaatttgttattattggtaataaGAAATATTATCGTCATGAATTAATGCAAGCATTTGGTGGTACATTTGATGTTGGATTACATCCCCCTCCAAAACTTCAAATTGGTAATCCTTCACCATTAGGTTTATGTGCTTTTTCCATTACTACATTAGTTATGAGTTTATATGGATTAAATGTTAAAGATATTCATAATAgtaatgttgttgttggtatgGCAATATTTTATGCTGGTACTATGCAAACTTTAGCTGGTATATGGGAATTTTTTGTAGGTAATACttttgcaacaacaactatgATTAGTTATGgatcattttttttaagttATGGAGCTCTTTATATTCCATCATTTGGAATAATGAAAGCTTATGCAACAGTTGATCCAActttaaaagaattacaaaatgctattggattttttttaattgctTGGGCaattttcagttttttcATGCTTTTATGTACGATGAAATCAgttatttctttatttgccatgtttgtatttatttttttcacattttttttacaagGAATTGGGTTTTTACTTGAACATCATGGTTTAATTAAAGCTGGTAATGCTTTTGGAATATTGGTTACTGCTACTGGTCTTTTCAATGCTTGGGCCGGGGTcgctactactactaattcATATTTTGTCATTCCTATTACTTGGTTATCTAGACATCATGGGAAATGA